In Carassius gibelio isolate Cgi1373 ecotype wild population from Czech Republic chromosome B20, carGib1.2-hapl.c, whole genome shotgun sequence, the following are encoded in one genomic region:
- the foxq1b gene encoding forkhead box protein Q1b, with amino-acid sequence MKLEVFSASRLVDKPLDLCSDMDVNVSSPLSTEEELGSDGDCSANSPGPSAPVSDGKAKPYTRRPKPPYSYIALIAMAIRDSNTGRLTLAEINEYLMKKFPFFRGSYTGWRNSVRHNLSLNDCFLKVLRDPSRPWGKDNYWMLNPHSEYTFADGVFRRRRKRISKKTLSTSESQERDDNRLPARDETSKFSSSFAIDSILSKPFTRREQSTEDTCFGTRLMLSAAPHFLPVVMGYPPQTGFQVSSEGSSAFPIYRCNTEHITNISRMPDIPNSLPGLAHSHTTVRETGYHPFRIESLLS; translated from the coding sequence ATGAAGCTGGAGGTTTTCTCAGCGAGTCGTCTTGTGGACAAGCCGCTGGACCTGTGCAGTGACATGGATGTGAACGTGTCTTCACCGCTGTCCACGGAGGAGGAATTGGGCTCGGATGGAGACTGTTCAGCCAACAGCCCAGGACCAAGTGCCCCCGTTTCGGACGGGAAGGCGAAACCATACACGCGTAGACCCAAACCCCCATACTCCTACATCGCGCTCATTGCTATGGCCATACGCGATTCCAACACCGGCCGCCTCACACTTGCAGAAATAAACGAGTACTTAATGAAAAAATTCCCGTTCTTTCGGGGCAGCTACACGGGGTGGCGCAACTCCGTGCGGCATAACTTGTCATTAAACGACTGCTTTTTAAAAGTGCTGCGAGACCCCTCGCGTCCGTGGGGAAAAGACAACTACTGGATGTTGAACCCACACAGTGAATACACTTTCGCAGACGGCGTTTTCCGCCGCAGGAGGAAGCGCATCAGCAAGAAGACCCTGAGCACTTCGGAATCTCAAGAGCGCGATGACAACCGGCTCCCAGCGCGCGACGAAACCTCCAAGTTCTCCAGTTCCTTCGCCATAGACAGCATCCTCAGTAAACCGTTCACGCGGAGGGAGCAGAGCACAGAGGACACGTGTTTTGGTACCAGGCTAATGCTGTCAGCGGCTCCGCACTTTCTGCCGGTCGTCATGGGCTATCCGCCGCAGACCGGATTCCAGGTCAGTTCTGAGGGGTCGAGCGCCTTTCCGATCTACAGGTGTAACACGGAACACATTACTAACATCAGTCGAATGCCGGACATACCGAATTCCCTTCCGGGGTTGGCACACTCCCACACTACTGTACGAGAGACTGGATATCACCCATTCAGAATAGAGTCTCTTCTGTCATGA